From the Harpia harpyja isolate bHarHar1 chromosome 16, bHarHar1 primary haplotype, whole genome shotgun sequence genome, one window contains:
- the FGR gene encoding LOW QUALITY PROTEIN: tyrosine-protein kinase Fgr (The sequence of the model RefSeq protein was modified relative to this genomic sequence to represent the inferred CDS: deleted 1 base in 1 codon): MGCVHCKEKGSGKGQVGGEVSPPPLPTSQYDPDPTQSGTIFTRIPDFNNFHGTAVPSAPSFTGPGVFTSNTLQMRSGGITGGGVTLFIALYDYEARTEDDLTFQKGEKFHIINNTEGDWWEARSLSSGTTGYIPSNYVAPVDSIQAEEWYFGKIGRKDAERQLLCHGNCRGTFLIRESETTKGAYSLSIRDWDEAKGDHVKHYKIRKLDNGGYYITTRAQFDTVQQLVQHYIERAAGLCCRLAVPCHKGTPKLADLSVKTKDVWEIPRESLQLLKKLGNGQFGEVWMGTWNGTTKVAVKTLKPGTMSPEAFLEEAQIMKRLRHDKLVQLYAVVSEEPIYIVTEFMSQGSLLDFLKDGDGRYLKLPQLVDMAAQIAAGMAYIERMNYIHRDLRAANILVGDNLVCKIADFGLARLIEDNEYTARQGAKFPIKWTAPEAALFGKFTIKSDVWSFGILLTELVTKGRVPYPGMNNREVLEQVERGYRMQCPGNCPPSLHEVMVQCWKREPEERPTFEYLQSFLEDYFTATEPQYQPGDNQ, translated from the exons ATGGGGTGTGTGCACTGCAAAGAGAAGGGATCTGGCAAAGGGCAGGTGGGGGGTGAGGTGagcccccccccactccccacctcCCAGTATGACCCCGACCCCACGCAGTCGGGCACCATCTTCACCCGCATCCCCGACTTCAACAACTTCCACGGCACGGCGGTGCCCTCGGCTCCATCCTTCACGGGGCCGGGGGTCTTCACCTCCAACACGCTGCAGATGAGGAGCGGGGGCATCACAG GCGGTGGCGTGACACTCTTCATCGCCCTGTATGACTATGAGGCCAGGACGGAGGATGACCTGACCttccagaaaggggaaaaattccACATCATCAACAACAC GGAGGGTGACTGGTGGGAGGCCAGGTCGCTGAGCTCGGGCACCACGGGTTACATCCCCAGCAACTACGTGGCCCCCGTGGACTCTATCCAGGCAGAAGA GTGGTACTTTGGTAAGATCGGGCGCAAGGATGCGGAGCGGCAGCTCCTGTGCCACGGCAACTGCAGGGGCACCTTCCTCATCCGGGAGAGCGAGACCACAAAAG GTGCCTACTCCCTCTCCATCCGGGACTGGGACGAGGCCAAGGGAGACCACGTGAAGCACTATAAGATTCGGAAACTGGACAACGGGGGCTACTACATCACCACCCGCGCCCAGTTCGACACCGTCCAGCAGCTGGTCCAGCACTATATAG AGCGGGCGGCTGGGCTGTGCTGCCGCCTGGCCGTGCCGTGCCATAAAGGAACGCCCAAGCTGGCCGACCTCTCGGTCAAAACCAAAGATGTGTGGGAGATCCCCCGCGAGTCCCTCCAGCTCCTCAAGAAGCTGGGCAACGGGCAGTTCGGGGAAGTGTGGATGG GCACATGGAACGGCACGACGAAGGTGGCGGTGAAGACGCTGAAGCCGGGCACCATGTCGCCGGAGGCCTTCCTGGAGGAGGCTCAGATCATGAAGCGGCTGCGGCACGACAAGCTGGTGCAGCTCTACGCCGTCGTGTCGGAGGAGCCCATCTACATCGTCACGGAGTTCATGAGCCAGG gcagcttgCTGGATTTCCTAAAGGATGGGGACGGCCGCTACCTGAAGCTGCCCCAGCTGGTGGACATGGCTGCCCAG aTCGCGGCGGGCATGGCCTACATTGAGCGGATGAACTATATCCACCGGGACCTCCGCGCTGCCAACATCCTGGTGGGAGACAACCTGGTGTGCAAGATCGCTGACTTCGGCCTCGCTCGCCTCATCGAGGACAACGAGTACACGGCGCGCCAGG GTGCCAAGTTCCCCATCAAGTGGACAGCCCCAGAGGCCGCGCTTTTTGGGAAGTTCACCATCAAGTCGGACGTCTGGTCCTTTGGCATCCTCCTGACCGAGCTGGTGACCAAAGGCCGGGTGCCCTACCCAG GGATGAACAACCGGGAGGTGCTGGAGCAAGTAGAGCGG GGGTACCGCATGCAGTGCCCGGGCAACTGCCCCCCGTCCCTGCACGAAGTGATGGTGCAGTGCTGGAAGCGGGAGCCTGAGGAGCGTCCCACCTTTGAGTACCTCCAGTCCTTCCTCGAGGACTACTTCACCGCCACCGAGCCCCAGTACCAACCGGGGGACAACCAGTGA